The following coding sequences are from one Paracoccus alcaliphilus window:
- a CDS encoding LacI family DNA-binding transcriptional regulator: MNEPSTIRPRRITSYDVARAAGVSQSTVSRCFKDDTKISPKTRDHILRIAQEMGYTRNALARSLITQRSNMVGVIATAFTIRNNPELIYAVGDALQNAGNSLFLMVIKDDDSIGASLQKAVEYPLDGLICCAQMPPNWIEQFATRGVPLVFFNRVVETTIADCIALDHATAGRRIADALFEAGHRSFVCIRGPDRAPVSQLRVEAFQNRLHSLGIGTIPTLSTDFSYAEGRRCFLDLMATTDRPDAVFCANDQLGFGVLDACRFDLGWHVPDDISVIGFDDIAEAGRPSYALTTVRQPIVDMAETAVSMLLERMEEPDLEARRILVQGELIRRSSARLAGT, translated from the coding sequence ATGAATGAGCCTTCGACTATCCGCCCAAGGAGGATCACGTCCTATGACGTGGCGCGTGCCGCCGGGGTCTCGCAATCCACGGTTTCCCGGTGCTTCAAGGATGATACCAAGATCTCGCCCAAGACCCGGGATCATATCCTTCGCATCGCCCAGGAGATGGGCTATACTCGCAACGCGCTCGCGCGCTCTCTCATCACCCAGCGCTCGAACATGGTCGGCGTGATCGCGACGGCCTTCACCATCCGCAACAACCCGGAATTGATCTATGCGGTGGGCGATGCCCTGCAGAACGCGGGGAACAGCCTGTTCCTCATGGTGATCAAGGACGACGATTCGATCGGCGCATCGCTGCAGAAGGCCGTCGAATATCCGCTGGACGGACTGATCTGCTGCGCGCAGATGCCGCCGAACTGGATCGAGCAATTCGCGACGCGCGGCGTCCCGCTGGTATTCTTCAACAGGGTCGTCGAAACAACCATCGCGGATTGCATCGCGCTTGACCACGCCACTGCCGGGCGGCGGATCGCCGATGCACTTTTCGAAGCCGGACACCGCTCTTTCGTCTGCATCAGAGGGCCCGACCGCGCGCCGGTCAGCCAATTGCGGGTCGAGGCCTTTCAGAATCGCCTGCACAGCCTCGGGATCGGAACCATTCCGACATTGAGCACGGATTTTTCCTATGCCGAGGGACGGCGCTGCTTCCTGGACCTCATGGCCACAACGGACCGCCCCGACGCGGTATTCTGCGCGAATGACCAGTTGGGTTTCGGTGTTCTTGACGCCTGCCGCTTCGATCTGGGCTGGCATGTCCCGGACGATATTTCGGTTATCGGGTTCGACGACATCGCCGAAGCCGGAAGGCCCAGCTATGCGTTGACCACGGTGCGACAGCCCATCGTGGACATGGCGGAGACCGCCGTCTCGATGCTGCTGGAGCGCATGGAGGAACCCGATCTGGAAGCCCGCCGCATCCTGGTGCAGGGCGAGCTTATCCGCAGAAGCTCGGCACGGCTGGCCGGAACCTGA
- a CDS encoding alpha/beta fold hydrolase yields the protein MAGRWWLLPGTLCTAEVFEPLLGALAVSPQQCRAVRLDRPAVEDYASKLASVEDDDIVLGFSLGAIVAAHHLDRMRARAVVLIAANPFADTPDKSAARLDQLARISAQGPRAVMTAAWPDQVGPAAREDSAVGQRIVAMAEQTVQDLPAQTELALRRPGAEPMLASARSPVLFITGREDRAAPPDRATRAAAIGGHELVLVDGAGHFLPLEAPQACAEAIRAFLLGRGQDRR from the coding sequence ATGGCCGGGCGTTGGTGGTTGTTACCGGGAACCCTTTGTACGGCAGAGGTTTTCGAACCGCTTCTGGGGGCTTTGGCCGTCTCTCCGCAGCAATGTCGTGCGGTGCGGCTCGACCGGCCGGCGGTCGAGGATTACGCCAGTAAACTGGCATCCGTGGAGGATGACGACATCGTGCTGGGCTTCTCGCTCGGCGCGATCGTCGCGGCTCATCATCTTGACCGGATGCGGGCGCGGGCGGTGGTGCTGATCGCCGCGAATCCCTTTGCGGATACCCCGGATAAAAGCGCCGCACGTCTTGATCAGCTGGCGCGGATTTCTGCCCAGGGGCCAAGAGCGGTCATGACCGCCGCCTGGCCGGATCAGGTTGGACCGGCGGCGCGCGAAGATTCTGCGGTGGGACAGCGAATCGTCGCCATGGCAGAACAGACGGTTCAGGACCTGCCCGCGCAGACCGAGCTGGCATTACGGCGGCCGGGCGCCGAACCGATGCTGGCGTCTGCACGATCTCCGGTTCTGTTCATCACCGGTCGCGAAGATCGCGCCGCGCCACCGGATCGGGCAACGCGGGCTGCCGCCATCGGCGGGCACGAGCTTGTTCTCGTGGATGGCGCCGGACATTTCCTGCCGCTGGAAGCACCGCAGGCTTGCGCCGAGGCGATCCGCGCCTTTCTGCTTGGCCGGGGGCAGGATCGCAGGTGA
- a CDS encoding HpcH/HpaI aldolase family protein gives MSVRLMASRTFRLVAGSYISAATQARAALAGPSQTTLEPCSPLVRVPSLDAALLMRVLDAGAYGVICPMISSAKQAEELVDACRYPPVGSRSFGPARGLLYGGADYVAHANAEILVIPMIETVEAVRNIDAILAVEGVDMIYVGPNDMAFAFDGAVGADRQKSEAAIAQVLARAQAAGILAGIFCADGADAARRIAQGFALVTPGNDFGLLTRALRTAVAETLRGTAAPVAATGTGY, from the coding sequence ATGTCTGTGCGCCTGATGGCGAGCCGGACATTCCGCTTGGTCGCGGGATCGTATATATCTGCGGCGACGCAGGCGCGGGCCGCGCTTGCCGGGCCTTCACAGACGACGTTGGAGCCTTGCTCGCCGCTGGTGCGCGTTCCCTCGCTGGATGCGGCCTTGCTGATGCGTGTGCTGGATGCAGGCGCATATGGGGTCATCTGCCCGATGATCTCCAGCGCCAAGCAAGCCGAGGAACTGGTTGACGCCTGCCGCTATCCACCGGTCGGGTCGCGCTCGTTCGGTCCGGCGCGTGGGTTGCTCTATGGCGGCGCCGATTACGTCGCCCATGCCAATGCCGAAATCCTCGTGATCCCGATGATCGAAACGGTCGAGGCAGTTCGCAACATCGACGCGATTCTGGCGGTCGAGGGAGTGGACATGATCTATGTCGGCCCCAACGACATGGCCTTTGCCTTCGATGGTGCCGTCGGTGCGGACCGGCAGAAATCCGAGGCCGCCATCGCGCAAGTTCTGGCCCGCGCGCAGGCAGCCGGCATTCTCGCGGGCATCTTCTGCGCGGATGGCGCCGATGCGGCGCGCCGCATTGCCCAGGGGTTTGCACTGGTCACGCCCGGCAATGATTTCGGGTTGCTGACCCGAGCCCTGCGTACCGCCGTGGCCGAGACATTGCGCGGGACCGCGGCCCCGGTTGCCGCGACAGGGACGGGTTACTGA
- a CDS encoding SMP-30/gluconolactonase/LRE family protein, which produces MFIVGLLTGSIYEVADGGCTPVGESQGSPNGARIAPNGDLLVADRFEGLISVDLDSGERTSLHRGDGVAMFRGLNDLAFDPEGGLYFTEPYGSDALNPTGRVFFLSAEEGAVPEVFASGIAYPNGVAVSPDGARVYVAEFAANCILSIPGPLSRNPADVPHVFAQLVGGLGPDGLLVDDAGNLYAAQFFAGQIAVMDAFAMPYGVIRLPEGAGQGTTNLALHDGYLFVTEAFANEVWRVALNGDAVTRRVAPCCATRSLVHPP; this is translated from the coding sequence ATGTTCATCGTCGGCTTGCTTACCGGGTCAATCTACGAGGTTGCGGATGGTGGATGCACCCCCGTGGGCGAGAGTCAGGGCAGCCCGAATGGCGCGCGGATTGCGCCAAACGGCGATCTGCTGGTTGCCGACAGGTTTGAAGGGTTGATCTCGGTCGATCTCGACAGCGGAGAGCGAACCTCTCTGCACCGTGGCGATGGCGTCGCGATGTTCCGTGGCCTGAATGACCTGGCGTTCGATCCCGAAGGTGGGCTCTACTTCACCGAACCCTACGGCTCCGATGCTCTGAACCCGACAGGGCGGGTGTTTTTCCTGTCGGCTGAAGAAGGCGCCGTGCCCGAGGTCTTTGCAAGCGGCATCGCCTATCCGAACGGGGTCGCGGTATCACCGGACGGGGCGCGCGTCTATGTGGCCGAATTCGCCGCCAATTGCATCCTGTCGATCCCCGGCCCGCTCAGCCGGAACCCGGCCGATGTGCCCCACGTCTTCGCGCAGCTTGTCGGTGGCCTTGGGCCGGACGGCTTGTTGGTGGATGACGCTGGCAACCTCTATGCGGCGCAGTTCTTTGCCGGCCAGATTGCGGTCATGGACGCCTTCGCAATGCCCTATGGCGTGATCCGCCTGCCCGAAGGGGCCGGGCAAGGGACGACCAACCTGGCCCTCCATGACGGGTATCTCTTTGTGACCGAGGCTTTCGCCAACGAGGTCTGGCGTGTTGCGCTGAACGGTGATGCGGTAACCCGGCGCGTTGCTCCATGTTGCGCAACCCGTTCACTGGTGCATCCACCGTGA
- a CDS encoding Fe2+-dependent dioxygenase, which yields MLITIPDLLTPEEVAYIRQVLDGTQWIDGRNTAGDQAGKVKNNLQIPVDSPEARELGNIVLRALGRNPTYSSAALPAHVLPPMFNRYDEGMTFGAHVDGSIRVIPGTAQRIRTDVSTTIYLTPPEEYDGGELVVHDTYGQHAVKLPAGHAVVYPATSLHSVTPVTRGSRWASFFWAQSMLRDDWQRHMLYDLDMSIMRIRAMLPDDDPAVAGITAHYHNMIRHWAEI from the coding sequence ATGCTGATCACCATCCCCGACCTGCTGACCCCCGAGGAAGTCGCCTATATCCGGCAGGTGCTGGACGGGACGCAGTGGATCGACGGCCGCAACACCGCTGGCGATCAGGCGGGCAAGGTCAAGAACAACCTGCAAATACCCGTGGACAGCCCCGAGGCGCGAGAACTGGGCAATATCGTGCTGCGGGCGCTTGGGCGCAATCCGACCTATTCCTCGGCCGCGCTGCCCGCCCATGTCCTGCCGCCGATGTTCAACCGCTATGACGAGGGGATGACCTTCGGTGCCCATGTGGACGGCTCGATCCGGGTCATACCGGGCACGGCGCAGCGCATCCGCACCGATGTCTCGACCACGATCTACCTGACCCCGCCCGAGGAATACGACGGCGGAGAGCTGGTCGTGCATGACACCTATGGCCAGCATGCGGTCAAGCTGCCCGCCGGTCATGCGGTGGTCTATCCTGCGACCTCGCTGCATTCGGTGACACCGGTGACGCGGGGCTCGCGTTGGGCGTCGTTTTTCTGGGCGCAGTCGATGCTGCGCGACGACTGGCAGCGGCATATGCTGTATGATCTGGACATGTCGATCATGCGCATCCGCGCGATGCTGCCCGACGACGATCCGGCAGTGGCGGGCATCACCGCCCATTACCACAACATGATCCGCCACTGGGCCGAGATCTGA
- a CDS encoding glucokinase, with the protein MAMLLADVGGTNARLAIARNNMIDAATVTRFRGDDHAGFDDVVRLYLRQQGQPRISAVCVAVAGPVSGGRAELTNRDWDFDEARLARLTDADRVRLINDLTALGYATPALHGDSLAPLRRVPQDRPHNGQSLVVGLGTGFNVCAVRVMPGGAPVALEAEEGHTSLPANIHARLEQAVGAAAMAGFFSTEETFAGRGLSRLHAALTGQPAIRSEDIAAAAAAGDRAANATYDLFVELVGLLCRELALRFMPLEGMFLAGSVGRSIADRMERFESAFLSQSHMRQITENTPIFLIRDDMAALHGCLTALS; encoded by the coding sequence ATGGCGATGCTGCTGGCCGATGTGGGGGGCACCAATGCGCGCCTTGCCATCGCGCGGAACAACATGATCGACGCGGCGACCGTCACCCGGTTTCGCGGCGACGATCATGCCGGTTTCGATGATGTGGTGCGGCTGTATCTGCGCCAGCAGGGCCAGCCGCGCATCAGTGCCGTCTGCGTGGCCGTGGCCGGCCCGGTCAGCGGCGGCAGGGCGGAACTGACCAATCGCGACTGGGATTTCGATGAGGCCCGGCTGGCGCGGCTGACCGATGCCGACCGGGTGCGGCTGATCAACGACCTGACGGCGCTGGGTTATGCCACCCCCGCGCTGCATGGCGACAGCCTGGCCCCGTTGCGCCGCGTGCCGCAAGACCGGCCCCATAACGGGCAATCGCTGGTGGTCGGTCTGGGGACCGGCTTCAACGTCTGCGCTGTGCGTGTCATGCCCGGTGGCGCCCCGGTCGCGCTGGAGGCCGAAGAGGGTCACACCTCGCTGCCCGCCAATATCCATGCACGGCTGGAACAGGCCGTGGGCGCGGCGGCGATGGCCGGGTTCTTCTCGACCGAGGAAACCTTTGCCGGGCGCGGGCTGTCGCGGCTGCATGCGGCACTGACCGGCCAGCCCGCGATCCGCAGCGAGGATATCGCCGCCGCCGCCGCCGCAGGCGACAGGGCCGCGAACGCCACCTATGACCTGTTTGTCGAACTGGTCGGTCTGCTTTGTCGAGAGCTGGCGCTGCGTTTCATGCCGCTGGAGGGGATGTTTTTGGCCGGCAGCGTCGGACGCAGCATCGCCGACCGGATGGAGCGGTTCGAATCCGCCTTCCTGTCGCAGTCGCATATGCGGCAGATCACTGAAAACACACCGATTTTCCTGATCCGTGACGACATGGCGGCACTGCATGGCTGTCTGACCGCGCTGTCCTGA
- a CDS encoding autotransporter assembly complex protein TamA: protein MALAQSSSPFSGLFGGSSRSDGPVSLRFDIDGDDGAIERQIRNGSLLTSALDEDRTSGQDVLAAARGDYARILGSLYDHGYYSVDVSILLDGVEAAAIAPLDAPEQISDVVVIVDTGPQFRFSRADIAPVAPETELPSGYAVAEPASTGTIRSAATAGVEGWRNYGHAKADVAGQQITADHRANSVDSRVGLDPGPAVTFGKLHISGYERMSLRRLEKIAGFPEGQRFDPEKVEQVRRRLRRSGVFSAITLEESETLHPGNVMDVNLAVVEQKPRRIGAGFEISTTDGAMLSAYWMHRNLLGGGERLRIDGKVSDIGADNSGRDEEITLRIDRPATITPDTTAYTLLEAIREREEDYDSDTLGLSLGFNHIFVEDELTADIAIQYRVSRVTDANGRTDFKVLALPMDVTWDKRDDQNNAKRGFYLLGDVTPFKGFDETGSGARVLGEGRAYYSLGEDDRFTLAGRAQFGTVLGSGIEETPRDYLFYSGGGGTVRGQPYQSLGSYAISGPDGTGIKTGGMSIATLSAEFRAQVRGNIGLVLFADYGELWDDGSWSGGSNSHAGAGVGIRYDTPIGPLRFDVAGPVSGDTGEGVQLYLGLGQAF from the coding sequence GTGGCCCTTGCGCAATCATCGTCGCCCTTTTCCGGGTTGTTCGGCGGCAGCAGCCGGTCGGATGGTCCGGTCTCGCTGAGGTTCGACATTGATGGCGATGATGGCGCCATTGAACGCCAGATCCGCAACGGATCGTTGCTGACCAGCGCGCTGGACGAGGACCGCACCTCGGGTCAGGACGTTCTGGCCGCCGCGCGCGGTGATTACGCCCGGATTCTGGGATCGCTTTACGATCACGGTTATTATTCGGTCGATGTCAGTATCCTGCTGGACGGGGTCGAGGCCGCCGCGATCGCGCCGCTGGATGCGCCCGAACAGATCAGCGACGTGGTGGTAATCGTCGATACCGGGCCGCAATTCCGCTTTTCCCGTGCCGATATCGCCCCGGTGGCGCCGGAAACCGAACTGCCCTCGGGCTATGCCGTGGCGGAACCGGCCAGCACCGGCACCATCCGCTCGGCCGCGACGGCGGGGGTCGAAGGGTGGCGCAATTACGGTCATGCCAAGGCCGATGTGGCCGGGCAGCAGATCACCGCCGATCACCGCGCCAACAGCGTGGACAGCCGTGTTGGGCTGGATCCCGGTCCCGCCGTGACCTTCGGCAAGCTGCATATCTCGGGATATGAAAGGATGAGCCTGCGGCGGCTGGAAAAGATCGCCGGATTTCCCGAAGGCCAGCGTTTCGACCCCGAAAAGGTCGAGCAGGTCCGCCGACGCCTGCGCCGCAGCGGGGTCTTTTCGGCCATCACGCTGGAAGAATCCGAGACCCTGCACCCCGGCAACGTCATGGATGTGAACCTTGCCGTGGTCGAACAGAAGCCGCGCCGGATCGGGGCGGGCTTCGAGATTTCGACCACCGATGGCGCCATGCTGTCGGCCTATTGGATGCATCGCAACCTGCTGGGCGGCGGTGAGCGGCTGCGTATCGACGGCAAGGTGTCCGATATCGGCGCCGACAACAGCGGTCGGGACGAGGAAATCACCCTGCGCATCGACCGCCCGGCGACGATCACGCCCGACACCACCGCCTATACCCTGCTGGAGGCGATCCGCGAGCGCGAAGAGGATTACGATTCCGATACGCTGGGTCTGTCGCTCGGCTTCAATCACATCTTCGTCGAGGATGAGCTGACCGCCGATATCGCCATTCAATATCGGGTGTCGCGGGTGACCGACGCCAATGGCCGCACCGACTTCAAGGTGCTGGCCCTGCCGATGGACGTGACCTGGGACAAGCGCGACGACCAGAACAACGCCAAGCGCGGCTTTTATCTGCTCGGCGATGTGACGCCGTTCAAGGGATTTGATGAAACCGGCAGCGGGGCGCGGGTGTTGGGCGAGGGGCGCGCCTATTACTCGCTGGGGGAGGATGACCGTTTCACCCTTGCCGGGCGGGCGCAGTTCGGCACCGTTCTGGGATCCGGGATCGAGGAGACGCCGCGTGATTATCTGTTCTATTCCGGCGGCGGCGGCACCGTTCGCGGCCAGCCTTATCAATCGCTTGGCTCTTACGCCATTTCCGGGCCCGATGGCACCGGGATCAAGACCGGCGGCATGAGCATCGCAACCCTCAGCGCCGAATTTCGCGCGCAGGTCCGCGGCAATATCGGACTGGTGCTTTTCGCCGATTATGGCGAGCTTTGGGACGATGGCAGCTGGTCGGGCGGCAGCAACAGCCATGCCGGTGCCGGGGTCGGGATCCGCTATGACACGCCCATCGGGCCGCTGCGGTTCGACGTGGCCGGACCGGTCAGCGGCGATACCGGTGAAGGCGTGCAACTGTATCTTGGTCTGGGGCAGGCATTCTGA